The proteins below come from a single Falco rusticolus isolate bFalRus1 chromosome 8, bFalRus1.pri, whole genome shotgun sequence genomic window:
- the SAP30L gene encoding histone deacetylase complex subunit SAP30L isoform X2, with translation MNGFSTEEDSRDGPPAAPFYGQSCCLIDDGDRCVRPAGNASFSKRIQKSISQKKLKLDIDKSVRHLYICDFHKNFIQSVRNKRKRKTSDDGGDSPEHETDVPEVDLFQLQVNTLRRYKRHYKLQTRPGLNKAQLAEYVLCALRKVSWDDANRKLHAFIHLRQSWKTWKLALEGMF, from the exons ATGAATGGTTTCAGCACCGAGGAGGACAGCCGGGATgggcctcccgccgcccccttCTAcggccagagctgctgcctcatCGACGACGGGGACCGCTGCGTGCGCCCCGCCGGCAACGCGTCCTTCAGCAAGCGCATCCAGAAGAGCATCTCGCAGAAGAAGCTCAAGCTGGACATCGACAAAAGT GTGAGACATCTGTATATTTGTGATTTTCACAAGAACTTCATTCAAAGTGTCcgaaacaaaagaaagaggaagacaaGCGATGATGGAGGTGACTCTCCTGAGCATGAAACGGATGTCCCAGAG GTTGACTTGTTCCAGCTCCAAGTGAACACCCTGCGACGTTACAAGAGACATTATAAGTTGCAGACTAGGCCTGGACTCAACAAAGCTCAGCTAGCAGAA TACGTACTGTGTGCTCTGCGAAAGGTTTCATGGGACGATGCCAACAGAAAGCTACATGCTTTCATTCACCTGAGACAGTCGTGGAAGACATGGAAGCTGGCTCTTGAAGGCATGTTTTAG
- the SAP30L gene encoding histone deacetylase complex subunit SAP30L isoform X1 has product MNGFSTEEDSRDGPPAAPFYGQSCCLIDDGDRCVRPAGNASFSKRIQKSISQKKLKLDIDKSVRHLYICDFHKNFIQSVRNKRKRKTSDDGGDSPEHETDVPEVDLFQLQVNTLRRYKRHYKLQTRPGLNKAQLAETVSRHFRNIPVNEKETLAYFIYMVKNNKSRLDQKSEGSKQLE; this is encoded by the exons ATGAATGGTTTCAGCACCGAGGAGGACAGCCGGGATgggcctcccgccgcccccttCTAcggccagagctgctgcctcatCGACGACGGGGACCGCTGCGTGCGCCCCGCCGGCAACGCGTCCTTCAGCAAGCGCATCCAGAAGAGCATCTCGCAGAAGAAGCTCAAGCTGGACATCGACAAAAGT GTGAGACATCTGTATATTTGTGATTTTCACAAGAACTTCATTCAAAGTGTCcgaaacaaaagaaagaggaagacaaGCGATGATGGAGGTGACTCTCCTGAGCATGAAACGGATGTCCCAGAG GTTGACTTGTTCCAGCTCCAAGTGAACACCCTGCGACGTTACAAGAGACATTATAAGTTGCAGACTAGGCCTGGACTCAACAAAGCTCAGCTAGCAGAA ACTGTCAGTCGTCACTTCAGGAATATTCCTGTGAATGAGAAAGAGACGCTTGCATACTTCATCTATATGGTGAAGAACAACAAGAGCAGGCTGGACCAGAAATCAGAAGGTAGCAAGCAACTAGAATGA
- the HAND1 gene encoding heart- and neural crest derivatives-expressed protein 1 — MNLVGGYQHHHHHHHHHHMLHDPFLLGPAARCHQERAYFPGWVLNPAEVTPELAGQSPSYGPPEYGPAGRGRLEALSGRLGRRKGVGGPKKERRRTESINSAFAELRECIPNVPADTKLSKIKTLRLATSYIAYLMEVLAKDSQPGDTEGFKAELKKADGRENKRKRETQPEVYSQPLGHGEKKLKGRTGWPQQVWALELNP; from the exons ATGAACCTGGTGGGGGGctaccagcaccaccaccaccaccaccaccaccaccacatgcTGCACGACCCCTTCCTCCTCGGGCCGGCGGCGCGGTGCCACCAGGAGCGCGCCTACTTCCCCGGCTGGGTGCTCAACCCGGCCGAGGTGACCCCCGAGCTCGCCGGGCAAAGCCCTAGCTACGGCCCCCCCGAGTACGGCCCGGCCGGCCGGGGGCGGCTGGAGGCTCTCAGTGGCCGCCTGGGTCGGCGGAAAGGGGTCGGGGGTCCCAAGAAAGAGCGACGGAGGACGGAGAGCATCAACAGCGCCTTCGCCGAGCTCCGCGAGTGCATCCCCAACGTGCCCGCCGACACCAAGCTCTCCAAGATCAAGACCCTGCGCCTGGCCACCAGCTACATCGCCTACCTGATGGAGGTGCTGGCCAAGGACAGCCAGCCCGGGGACACCGAGGGCTTCAAAGCCGAGCTCAAGAAGGCCGACGGCAGGGagaacaagaggaaaagagagacg CAGCCCGAGGTCTACTCGCAGCCTTTGGGCCACGGCGAGAAGAAGCTGAAGGGCCGGACGGGTTGGCCCCAGCAGGTCTGGGCTCTGGAACTGAACCCCTGA